A window of the Isosphaera pallida ATCC 43644 genome harbors these coding sequences:
- a CDS encoding proline dehydrogenase family protein, which translates to MTTPTTSTTDPPTSANGHIAHAAPEPKEEASAVAQPRARDPFAERLEARTCEIGLELFQLIGRGPGPLERAYWDNVLMDQTLGDPVVKVQLFRFTDALPSLRSPESIRRHLYEYLAEAGDRVPWFMKLGLGLVPPGVLGDRLLAQAARVGATSMARRFIAGSTPDEALRTILRNRRHNLAFTADLLGEAVVTEAEADAYLNTCLDLLRGMAAQLDREPERPIIDRDHQGPIPRLNLSVKLTGLTSRFDPVAVEATTNRVMDRLRPLARQAMRLGAFLHLDVEHYAIKDLTYSIFKTLLSEPEFRGYPHFGIVSQAYLRDAERDLIDLNTFIADRGVPVTIRLVKGAYWDYEVVHARAMDWPIPVWTEKWRSDACFERCARYLVDHHDRLRPAFGSHNLRSLAHGLAYAELRGLDPRAVETQVLHGMGEPIARALVAMGRRVRMYTPYGAMLPGMAYLVRRLLENTSNESFLKASFVDHADQRELLRDPEEVGAMFWNRKRAQSNGNGRGVVNPASNAESPASWPPFTNEPLTDFTRVEAREHLKQALERVEAKLGVEVPVWIGGQSRTEGDWFDSLDPGDLSRVVARVRKGTVAEASEAVAAAHAAFGAWAATPVAERATILRRAAALMRRDRAELTAWIIYESAKPWKEADADVAEAIDFCEFYAREMVRLAHPRRRDVPGEENELVRMARGVAVVIPPWNFPLAIPVGMTAAALVAGDPVVLKPSENAPAMAWHLCRVFREAGLPEGVLNLVPGFGEVGAALVADPRVALIAFTGSKAVGLSINETAARTPAGQHHVKRVIAEMGGKNAIIVDDDADLDEATLGVLHSAFGFAGQKCSACSRVIVLADVYDTFVKRLADAVGSLPIAPATDPDCVVNPLIDRKAFDRVTGYQARAASQGRIVAHVPVPETLRNKGHYVGPLIVADVDPQAPIAQEEIFGPVLAVIKARDLDDALAIANGVEYALTGGLYSRSPAHIERVRREFLVGNLYINRPITGALVDRQPFGGAKLSGIGTKAGGPDYLLEFTLAKSITENTLRRGFAPEVEAADHETDPAQLETASKPNSNLSPTPLGVGS; encoded by the coding sequence ATGACTACTCCGACCACCAGCACGACCGATCCGCCCACGTCGGCTAATGGGCATATTGCTCATGCCGCCCCCGAACCCAAAGAAGAAGCTTCAGCTGTCGCTCAACCACGCGCCCGCGACCCCTTCGCCGAACGGCTCGAGGCGCGCACCTGTGAGATTGGTTTGGAGCTCTTCCAGCTCATCGGTCGTGGTCCTGGACCTCTGGAGCGGGCCTACTGGGATAACGTCCTCATGGATCAAACCCTGGGCGATCCCGTGGTCAAGGTCCAACTTTTCCGCTTCACCGACGCCTTACCCTCGCTCCGCTCGCCTGAGTCGATCCGCCGTCACCTTTACGAATACCTCGCCGAAGCCGGCGATCGCGTCCCCTGGTTTATGAAACTGGGACTGGGGTTGGTGCCCCCCGGCGTGTTGGGCGACCGCCTGCTGGCCCAGGCGGCCCGGGTCGGAGCCACCAGCATGGCCCGCCGGTTCATTGCTGGTTCAACCCCCGATGAGGCGCTCCGGACCATCCTGCGCAATCGCCGTCACAACCTGGCCTTTACCGCCGACCTACTGGGCGAGGCGGTCGTCACCGAAGCAGAAGCCGACGCTTATCTCAACACCTGTCTTGACCTCCTGCGCGGGATGGCCGCGCAGCTGGATCGGGAACCGGAGCGCCCGATCATCGACCGGGATCACCAGGGGCCAATCCCGCGTTTGAACCTGTCAGTGAAGCTGACTGGACTAACCTCGCGGTTCGATCCAGTGGCGGTCGAAGCGACCACCAACCGGGTAATGGATCGGTTGCGGCCCCTGGCCCGCCAAGCGATGCGGTTGGGAGCCTTCCTCCATCTGGATGTTGAACATTACGCCATCAAGGATCTTACTTACTCCATCTTCAAAACGTTGCTCTCGGAGCCAGAATTCCGCGGCTACCCCCACTTCGGCATTGTCTCGCAAGCCTATCTGCGGGACGCTGAGCGCGACCTGATCGATCTGAATACCTTCATCGCCGACCGCGGCGTGCCAGTGACGATCCGTCTGGTCAAGGGAGCCTACTGGGATTACGAGGTCGTCCACGCTCGGGCGATGGACTGGCCCATCCCCGTTTGGACCGAGAAATGGCGCTCTGACGCCTGCTTCGAGCGCTGCGCGCGATACCTCGTCGATCATCACGATCGTCTGCGTCCCGCCTTCGGCAGCCACAACCTCCGCAGTCTGGCCCACGGCCTGGCCTACGCCGAACTCCGCGGTCTAGACCCCCGAGCCGTCGAGACTCAGGTGTTGCACGGCATGGGCGAACCGATCGCCCGCGCCTTGGTGGCAATGGGTCGGCGCGTTCGGATGTACACGCCTTACGGGGCGATGCTGCCGGGCATGGCCTACCTCGTGCGTCGTTTGCTGGAAAACACGTCCAATGAGTCGTTCTTGAAAGCCAGTTTCGTCGATCACGCCGATCAGCGCGAATTGCTCCGCGATCCCGAGGAGGTTGGTGCCATGTTCTGGAACCGCAAGCGGGCCCAATCAAACGGCAACGGCCGCGGCGTGGTCAACCCGGCTTCCAATGCCGAGTCGCCCGCGAGCTGGCCGCCGTTTACTAACGAGCCACTGACCGACTTCACCCGCGTCGAGGCTCGGGAGCATCTCAAACAGGCGCTGGAGCGGGTCGAAGCCAAGCTCGGCGTCGAGGTGCCGGTCTGGATCGGCGGTCAGTCCCGAACCGAGGGCGACTGGTTCGATTCGCTCGACCCCGGCGATCTCAGTCGGGTGGTGGCCCGCGTCCGCAAAGGCACGGTGGCAGAGGCGTCCGAGGCAGTGGCTGCGGCTCACGCCGCCTTCGGTGCTTGGGCGGCCACGCCGGTCGCCGAGCGCGCCACAATCCTGCGTCGCGCCGCAGCGCTTATGCGTCGGGACCGCGCCGAACTGACCGCGTGGATCATCTACGAGTCGGCCAAACCCTGGAAGGAGGCCGACGCCGACGTGGCCGAGGCGATCGACTTCTGCGAGTTCTACGCCCGCGAAATGGTCCGGCTAGCTCATCCCCGGCGCCGTGACGTGCCGGGCGAGGAGAACGAGTTGGTGCGGATGGCCCGCGGGGTCGCGGTGGTCATCCCCCCCTGGAACTTCCCGCTGGCGATCCCGGTCGGCATGACCGCCGCGGCGCTGGTGGCAGGCGATCCTGTGGTCCTCAAACCCTCGGAAAACGCCCCGGCGATGGCCTGGCATCTTTGCCGCGTTTTCCGCGAGGCGGGACTGCCCGAAGGCGTCCTCAATCTCGTTCCTGGCTTCGGCGAGGTTGGCGCAGCGCTGGTGGCCGACCCCCGGGTGGCGTTGATCGCCTTCACGGGATCAAAGGCGGTGGGTCTGTCGATCAACGAGACCGCCGCGCGGACGCCGGCCGGTCAACATCACGTCAAGCGGGTCATCGCCGAGATGGGCGGCAAGAACGCGATCATCGTGGACGACGACGCCGATCTCGACGAGGCGACCCTCGGGGTGTTGCATTCGGCTTTTGGCTTCGCGGGCCAGAAATGTTCGGCCTGCTCGCGGGTGATCGTGTTGGCCGACGTGTACGACACCTTCGTGAAGCGTTTGGCCGACGCGGTCGGCTCGCTGCCAATCGCTCCCGCCACTGACCCCGATTGCGTGGTCAACCCCCTGATCGACCGCAAAGCATTCGACCGCGTAACCGGCTACCAAGCCCGCGCCGCTTCCCAAGGACGCATCGTCGCCCACGTGCCCGTCCCCGAAACACTTCGCAACAAAGGACACTATGTGGGTCCGTTGATCGTCGCCGACGTCGATCCTCAAGCCCCCATCGCCCAGGAGGAGATTTTCGGGCCGGTGCTGGCGGTCATCAAAGCCCGTGACCTCGATGACGCCCTGGCGATTGCCAACGGGGTCGAGTACGCCTTGACCGGCGGGCTATATTCCCGCAGTCCAGCGCACATCGAACGAGTCCGCCGCGAGTTTCTGGTCGGCAACCTCTACATCAACCGCCCGATCACCGGAGCGCTAGTTGATCGTCAGCCGTTCGGCGGAGCCAAGCTCTCGGGGATCGGCACCAAGGCCGGCGGGCCCGATTACCTGCTCGAATTCACTCTGGCCAAGTCGATCACCGAGAACACCCTGAGACGCGGCTTCGCCCCCGAGGTCGAGGCCGCCGACCACGAAACCGACCCGGCCCAACTCGAAACCGCGTCGAAGCCCAACTCGAACCTGTCTCCCACACCGCTGGGCGTGGGTTCGTAA